A part of Paenibacillus donghaensis genomic DNA contains:
- a CDS encoding AraC family transcriptional regulator, whose product MMDTSWIDCLLIGYSHHTSPFTGSLQKGTADNRLLLRFQVKGTCRVEINDQTHVVQPGDLIIRKPGEYYRLVVEADKDADVSQPIESADYYLSCSGAWVQQWCSRNDFPSKVHLDPAEDFLALWRKLIYEKRNIHGDNAEMMDALIKVLCLTIERYVRKQTAAASRPELNIPYKMKQYLEKHATEPLTLTHIAERYGISVSTASHLFKQAFGQSPMRYVIEIRLSIASERILYSDMKLEDIAEASGFRSYPYFCRAFRAHFHASPSKYRVQNQLRKVENP is encoded by the coding sequence ATGATGGACACATCGTGGATCGATTGCCTGTTGATCGGTTATTCTCATCATACTTCCCCATTCACCGGCTCCTTGCAAAAGGGCACAGCCGACAATCGCTTGCTCCTGCGCTTCCAGGTAAAAGGGACATGCCGTGTCGAGATTAACGATCAGACACATGTTGTGCAGCCCGGCGATCTGATCATCCGCAAGCCAGGGGAATACTACCGGTTAGTGGTTGAGGCCGATAAAGACGCTGACGTCTCTCAGCCAATTGAGAGCGCCGATTACTACTTATCCTGCAGCGGAGCATGGGTTCAGCAGTGGTGCAGCCGGAACGATTTTCCAAGCAAGGTTCATCTGGATCCGGCGGAAGACTTCTTGGCATTGTGGAGAAAACTGATCTATGAGAAGCGGAATATTCATGGGGATAATGCGGAGATGATGGACGCTTTGATCAAAGTTTTATGTCTAACTATCGAGAGGTATGTACGGAAGCAGACGGCGGCGGCCTCCAGGCCGGAGCTCAACATTCCTTACAAAATGAAGCAGTATTTGGAGAAGCATGCTACCGAACCGCTGACGCTGACCCATATCGCCGAACGTTATGGCATCAGCGTATCGACTGCCTCCCACTTGTTCAAGCAAGCGTTCGGGCAATCTCCAATGCGTTATGTCATCGAGATCAGGCTGTCTATTGCCTCGGAGAGAATTCTATACAGCGACATGAAACTGGAAGATATCGCCGAAGCCTCCGGGTTTCGCAGCTATCCTTATTTCTGCCGCGCCTTCCGGGCTCATTTTCACGCCAGTCCCAGCAAATACCGCGTTCAGAACCAGCTTCGCAAGGTAGAGAATCCTTAA
- a CDS encoding helix-turn-helix domain-containing protein yields MKGTLFQEMDYGGLTFLWSYRNWSQQDFEGYYHWHRGFEVLAVHQGHGSVTVNQKTYELKPGMLFYFQPYQLHNVYAEVDESRPYERSVFHFDPVFMKGYLRTFPALYDVYKRMLQGLIALQGIDMIDCNEELNAACSAFQNSLLASSASSKDEQSALYLLKVLSLIIRKVIPGPKQEEHMKPIRQSERVMAWIENHYGEPFQLELLADELHMSKSYLSRLFRQETGSNITGYLTARRMQQACSLLQTTNKSVEVIGGQVGFTSTSYFISLFKRIMGVSPHQYRLRL; encoded by the coding sequence GTGAAGGGGACGCTGTTTCAGGAAATGGATTACGGGGGACTGACTTTTCTTTGGTCATACCGCAACTGGTCGCAGCAAGATTTCGAGGGGTATTACCATTGGCATCGGGGCTTCGAGGTGCTGGCTGTGCATCAGGGACACGGCTCGGTTACCGTCAATCAGAAGACGTACGAGCTTAAGCCCGGCATGCTGTTTTATTTCCAACCCTACCAGCTGCATAATGTTTATGCGGAAGTGGATGAAAGCCGGCCGTATGAACGCAGCGTCTTTCATTTCGACCCTGTATTTATGAAGGGCTACTTAAGGACGTTTCCGGCTCTTTATGACGTCTATAAACGAATGCTTCAAGGGCTTATCGCTTTGCAGGGCATAGATATGATCGATTGCAATGAAGAGTTGAATGCCGCTTGCTCCGCATTCCAGAATAGCCTGCTCGCTTCCTCCGCCAGCAGCAAGGACGAGCAGAGCGCGCTTTATTTGTTGAAGGTGCTGTCGTTAATTATACGAAAGGTTATTCCGGGACCCAAGCAGGAGGAGCATATGAAGCCGATTCGCCAATCGGAACGTGTTATGGCATGGATTGAAAATCATTACGGGGAGCCCTTTCAGCTGGAGCTGCTTGCGGACGAGCTCCATATGTCAAAATCTTATTTGTCCCGGCTGTTTCGGCAAGAGACGGGTAGCAATATTACGGGCTATTTGACAGCCCGCAGAATGCAGCAGGCTTGCAGTCTGCTTCAAACGACGAACAAATCCGTAGAAGTGATCGGCGGGCAGGTAGGGTTTACGAGCACCTCTTATTTTATTAGCCTGTTCAAACGGATTATGGGCGTGTCTCCGCATCAATACCGCCTGAGACTGTAG
- a CDS encoding glycoside hydrolase family 88 protein — MNQAYKEKILAQLTEKVERMINQIGDKTPHVAKANGIYDSTDDNWWTSGFWPGLLWVMHDVTGKESFKAATWEWDAKLERCFCEHPVQLHHDVGFQFLPTAVIKYELTGDQEGLRIGLKAANFLAGRFNVNGEFIRAWNGQEALGWAIVDCMMNIPLLFWASRTTGDPRYKHIAIRHADTFLRYAIREDSSVCHILSFDPETGAFIEPLGGQGFSGSSAWSRGNAWALHGLAIAYRCTGLERYLDAAKRVAHYFVAALPEDYVPYWDFRVENIENEPRDTSAAAIAASGLLELAELVPSTERRIYNAAAERILYSLSENYATWDNPDHEAILLQGTGHKPENANINVSLIYGDYYFVEAFAKLNGWSHRIF; from the coding sequence ATGAATCAGGCATACAAAGAAAAAATATTGGCGCAATTAACCGAAAAGGTAGAGCGTATGATAAACCAAATTGGAGATAAAACGCCACATGTGGCAAAAGCCAACGGCATCTATGACAGTACAGACGATAACTGGTGGACGTCCGGCTTCTGGCCCGGCCTGCTCTGGGTTATGCATGATGTAACAGGGAAAGAGTCATTCAAGGCAGCCACTTGGGAATGGGACGCCAAGCTGGAGCGCTGCTTCTGCGAGCATCCCGTACAATTGCATCACGATGTCGGCTTTCAGTTTCTGCCGACTGCTGTCATCAAATACGAATTAACGGGCGATCAGGAAGGTCTGCGAATTGGCTTGAAGGCGGCAAACTTCCTCGCGGGCCGCTTCAACGTGAATGGCGAGTTTATTCGTGCGTGGAACGGGCAAGAGGCGCTCGGCTGGGCCATTGTTGATTGCATGATGAATATCCCCCTGTTGTTCTGGGCAAGCCGCACGACCGGCGACCCGCGTTACAAGCATATCGCGATACGTCACGCGGACACCTTCCTCCGTTACGCCATTCGCGAGGACAGCTCGGTATGTCATATTTTATCTTTTGATCCGGAGACGGGCGCGTTTATAGAACCGCTGGGCGGTCAAGGCTTTTCCGGCTCCTCGGCGTGGAGCCGAGGCAATGCCTGGGCGCTTCATGGCCTCGCGATTGCTTACCGATGCACCGGACTTGAGCGTTATTTGGACGCTGCGAAGCGGGTAGCGCATTACTTTGTCGCCGCCCTGCCGGAAGACTATGTGCCGTATTGGGATTTCCGCGTAGAAAACATAGAAAACGAGCCGCGCGATACTTCCGCTGCCGCCATCGCAGCATCCGGTCTGCTCGAACTTGCTGAGCTGGTTCCATCCACGGAACGCCGGATCTATAACGCGGCTGCCGAGAGAATCCTGTATTCACTAAGCGAGAATTATGCGACCTGGGACAATCCGGACCATGAAGCGATTCTTCTCCAAGGCACCGGACATAAGCCTGAGAACGCCAACATCAACGTATCGCTTATATACGGAGACTACTACTTCGTGGAGGCATTCGCCAAGCTTAACGGCTGGAGCCATCGAATCTTTTAG
- a CDS encoding tyrosine-type recombinase/integrase: protein MVVTKHIIPYFKSKNNILLQELQPMHLQKYYETKCQDDQTTGKKGLSAKTLRRHHANIRSALNFAVRMNLIPFNPADRNVLPKQEKYNASYYTVEQLEKPPIESAVYLVAHYGLRRSEVLGLKWDCINFEEKTISIKEVRVKYGKTVVVKKPKSESSQRILPLMEKLEDYLLHLKKQRKKNKQLYGKDYVDSGLVCCWPDGSPMKTEYLNHKFKDILAKNGLPHIRFHDLRHSTASYLIKHGVSLKEIQVWLGHSTIGITANTYTHIDMETKKDTAQKINDLFSKKAKEAAQ from the coding sequence ATGGTCGTAACAAAGCATATCATCCCCTACTTCAAGAGTAAGAATAATATACTGCTACAAGAATTACAGCCCATGCATCTGCAAAAATATTACGAGACAAAATGTCAAGACGATCAAACGACAGGCAAAAAAGGATTATCCGCTAAAACATTACGAAGACACCACGCCAATATCAGGAGCGCATTGAATTTTGCAGTGCGAATGAATCTGATTCCGTTTAATCCCGCTGATCGAAACGTGCTTCCAAAGCAGGAAAAGTACAATGCAAGCTATTACACTGTCGAACAGCTCGAAAAACCACCGATAGAATCGGCAGTATATCTCGTGGCTCATTATGGACTTCGGCGTTCCGAGGTGCTTGGGTTGAAGTGGGATTGTATCAATTTCGAAGAAAAGACAATCTCGATTAAAGAGGTTCGCGTGAAGTACGGCAAAACGGTTGTCGTAAAGAAACCTAAAAGTGAAAGCAGCCAGCGCATTTTGCCTTTGATGGAAAAACTCGAGGATTACTTACTACATCTAAAGAAACAGCGGAAGAAAAACAAACAGTTATACGGCAAAGATTACGTCGATAGCGGTCTTGTATGTTGCTGGCCTGACGGCAGTCCCATGAAGACGGAATACCTGAACCACAAATTCAAGGACATACTCGCAAAGAACGGATTGCCGCACATCAGATTTCATGATCTCAGGCACTCGACAGCCAGCTACTTGATTAAACATGGCGTAAGCCTGAAAGAAATTCAGGTATGGCTGGGACATTCAACCATCGGCATTACAGCCAATACTTATACTCACATTGATATGGAGACTAAAAAAGATACAGCACAAAAGATCAACGATCTATTTTCCAAAAAAGCAAAGGAAGCGGCTCAATGA
- a CDS encoding FecCD family ABC transporter permease — MNVVKSHKATIWILSLLILLIAGAILSLNMGKVSLNPLEVFQVLLGQGPDEHNLVVYKFRLPRIVLAILVGFGMALAGAVMQALLRNDLADPGMLGISSGSGLMVLLIISTVSIQGTAITLLLPSMAFLGGLLAAALIYVLAYRKRRMISSTRLVLTGVAINMGLSALSLFLTLKLDDQKYEFAQRWQAGYLWGDKWSYISLLAPWVLLLFAYILSNFRTLNVLVLGNEISIGLGVAVKKKFLRLAIAAVGIASGCVALGGSIFFIGLISPHVARKLVGHDYKVLLPTSALIGALLLLVADTIARTVSFKSDIPAGIIVTMLSVPYFLYLLMRSK, encoded by the coding sequence ATGAATGTTGTTAAATCGCATAAGGCTACAATATGGATTCTATCTCTCTTAATACTGCTTATTGCAGGAGCTATTCTTAGTCTTAATATGGGAAAGGTGTCTCTCAATCCACTTGAAGTATTTCAAGTATTGCTTGGACAAGGTCCAGATGAGCATAATCTCGTTGTTTATAAGTTTCGTCTTCCTCGGATTGTATTAGCGATACTTGTTGGATTTGGGATGGCACTGGCAGGTGCTGTTATGCAGGCGTTGCTGCGCAATGATCTGGCTGATCCCGGCATGCTTGGTATTAGCTCAGGTTCAGGTCTTATGGTGTTGCTGATTATCTCAACTGTAAGCATTCAAGGCACCGCTATAACATTATTACTACCATCTATGGCATTCTTGGGTGGTTTGCTGGCAGCAGCTCTGATTTATGTTCTAGCCTATAGAAAACGTCGTATGATTTCTTCTACACGACTTGTCTTGACTGGTGTTGCGATCAATATGGGGTTAAGTGCGCTGTCGTTATTCCTGACCTTAAAGCTTGATGACCAGAAGTATGAGTTTGCGCAGCGTTGGCAAGCCGGATATTTATGGGGGGACAAGTGGTCTTATATCAGCTTGTTGGCACCTTGGGTATTGCTGCTATTCGCATATATTCTTTCCAATTTTAGGACATTGAACGTCTTGGTGCTAGGCAACGAAATTTCGATAGGATTAGGAGTCGCTGTAAAGAAGAAATTTTTGCGTTTGGCGATTGCGGCTGTAGGCATTGCTTCTGGCTGTGTAGCGCTCGGGGGCTCGATCTTCTTTATTGGATTGATTAGTCCGCATGTGGCTCGCAAGCTGGTAGGTCACGACTACAAAGTACTTCTACCAACTTCAGCGCTTATTGGTGCGCTATTGCTGCTTGTAGCGGATACGATTGCTCGGACGGTCAGCTTTAAGTCAGATATTCCCGCAGGGATTATTGTAACAATGCTGAGTGTGCCTTACTTCCTATATCTATTGATGCGTTCAAAATAA
- a CDS encoding FecCD family ABC transporter permease yields the protein MKKNKKLDDRTTVIPDLRGKSYFGLFLLLGILLLLLSVAASISFGSASMSLKMAWTAIFNFDPELTEHQIIHALRIPRIAADIIAGMCLAVAGAVMQGYTRNPLADSGLMGVNAGAALAMAVTLVFLPGQLQTTTLLVSFIGAGLGAGLTYLAASLNRSGMTPQRLVLAGISITMLFGAVGSFISLNYGIGRALAYWTSGSVAGATWVEIRLVIPWFLGGLALSLFIARSITVLNLGEEIAKGFGQRIVLVKMIATLAVLLLAGVAVALVGPIGFVGLIIPHIMRFFVGVDYRYIIPASAIYGGALMVVADIAGRLINRPAETALGIIFAMIGVPFFLLIASKERRAFK from the coding sequence ATGAAAAAAAATAAAAAGCTAGATGATAGAACAACCGTTATCCCTGATTTAAGAGGGAAATCGTATTTCGGTCTGTTTTTACTCCTAGGGATATTGCTGCTGCTGCTTTCAGTAGCAGCTTCTATCTCTTTTGGCTCAGCTTCCATGAGCCTGAAGATGGCATGGACAGCGATTTTTAATTTTGATCCTGAACTGACCGAGCATCAGATTATTCATGCCCTTCGTATTCCGCGTATAGCGGCTGATATTATTGCGGGCATGTGTCTCGCGGTAGCAGGAGCGGTTATGCAGGGATATACGCGAAATCCCTTAGCCGATTCGGGATTAATGGGAGTAAATGCAGGAGCAGCTCTTGCAATGGCCGTTACACTAGTTTTCCTTCCAGGGCAACTGCAGACGACAACCTTGCTAGTTAGCTTTATTGGCGCAGGACTTGGTGCAGGACTAACGTATCTTGCCGCTTCATTGAATCGTTCAGGAATGACACCTCAAAGACTGGTGCTAGCTGGAATATCAATTACAATGCTATTTGGAGCTGTGGGATCATTTATCTCATTAAACTATGGAATTGGTCGTGCCCTTGCTTATTGGACTTCGGGTAGTGTGGCTGGAGCAACATGGGTGGAAATTAGGCTAGTTATACCTTGGTTCTTAGGTGGGCTGGCTTTGTCACTATTTATTGCACGCTCTATCACTGTTTTAAACTTGGGGGAAGAGATCGCGAAAGGCTTCGGGCAACGGATCGTTCTCGTTAAGATGATAGCTACGCTTGCGGTCCTTTTACTAGCGGGTGTAGCTGTTGCACTTGTAGGGCCAATCGGCTTTGTAGGGCTGATTATACCGCATATCATGCGTTTTTTTGTAGGTGTAGATTATCGTTATATTATTCCGGCATCAGCCATTTACGGCGGCGCACTTATGGTTGTGGCGGATATCGCAGGAAGGCTGATTAATCGTCCGGCAGAGACTGCACTGGGCATTATTTTTGCAATGATTGGTGTTCCTTTCTTCTTGCTAATTGCGAGCAAAGAGAGGAGAGCCTTCAAATGA
- a CDS encoding AraC family transcriptional regulator gives MKLEDHIFAWNYAAVKVLDIRHALMEPGDKLQGYILPACGFIYCVRGTASLSLNGIDYDADRHFIVHGGKGMRLSIEAGKIFEYYLLFYRASLPGRKDLARLLERSNPFRMQYSFESLEPLPLHYQLMAMEQLWAQGNLLERIQVKGLFYQFIHELLKQFTKDGINLRQPDVIGQVVRYIEEHYRHNLSLESIAEQFNYSPRHLSTRFKGETGFSLIEYLIRFRLKHAEELLRCTDAPLRDIAEEVGYSDVYYFSRIFSKYNGQSPIRFRKESSQVSSSDNRPLTTAKFSIGEHISSRYNIIEYDNHYQYYYHNEITGGSSPMRITKTSSFIVAMLLSFTLLLSACGSANVGSNATNSNGSKASEVTSSPANNSTATDNTNKEAQTRTISTIKGDIVVPANPERVVVLYLQGDLVALGIKPVGTSSVFEGAAFAEELGGIEDLGSWYEPNPEAIMAVKPDLIIAASEETYEILKDIAPTVPIPYEKMATDERVMKIAEVFGKEQEAQALLNNFHEKLERSKQKLDELGILDKTVTIIEGGKKEMAVIDSKLYGRGSQIIYEYLGLKAPEILQKKIDGREKATGGFVSLEVLPEYIGDFVFRSVWDGADDLSDNPIWNSIPAIKEGRLIEIGFDFSYYSDIYSLDKQLDFVVEKLVSAYEKK, from the coding sequence ATGAAGCTGGAAGATCATATTTTCGCATGGAATTATGCTGCTGTTAAAGTACTTGATATTCGACATGCTCTGATGGAGCCTGGGGACAAGCTGCAAGGCTATATATTACCAGCATGTGGATTTATCTACTGTGTGCGGGGTACGGCCAGTTTGAGTCTCAACGGCATAGATTACGACGCCGACCGTCATTTTATTGTGCATGGTGGCAAGGGCATGAGACTAAGCATAGAGGCAGGGAAGATTTTTGAATACTATTTATTATTCTATAGAGCCTCCTTACCAGGAAGAAAGGATTTAGCAAGACTTTTGGAACGCAGCAATCCATTTCGGATGCAGTATAGCTTCGAGTCTTTGGAGCCATTGCCACTGCACTATCAACTAATGGCAATGGAACAACTCTGGGCACAAGGAAACCTATTGGAAAGAATTCAAGTTAAAGGCTTGTTCTATCAGTTTATACATGAATTATTGAAGCAGTTCACAAAGGATGGAATTAACCTCAGGCAACCGGATGTCATTGGGCAGGTTGTCCGTTATATTGAGGAGCATTATCGTCACAATTTATCACTAGAATCTATAGCGGAGCAATTTAATTATAGCCCTCGTCATTTATCAACCCGCTTTAAAGGGGAGACGGGGTTCAGCTTGATTGAATATTTGATACGATTCCGGCTTAAACATGCAGAAGAGCTATTACGATGTACCGATGCTCCACTTCGCGATATTGCAGAAGAAGTTGGATATAGCGATGTATATTACTTCAGTCGTATATTCAGTAAATATAATGGTCAATCTCCCATCCGATTCCGCAAGGAAAGCAGTCAGGTGAGCTCATCGGACAATCGTCCATTAACCACCGCCAAATTCTCCATTGGCGAGCACATATCCTCCCGATATAATATTATTGAATATGATAATCATTATCAATACTATTACCATAATGAAATAACCGGAGGGTCTTCACCTATGAGAATAACAAAGACATCAAGTTTTATTGTAGCGATGCTGCTTAGCTTTACCTTGCTTTTGAGTGCATGTGGATCTGCAAACGTGGGTTCTAATGCCACGAATTCTAATGGATCCAAAGCTTCTGAAGTTACATCATCACCAGCCAATAATTCAACTGCAACTGACAATACCAATAAGGAGGCTCAGACAAGAACCATCTCTACGATAAAGGGAGATATTGTCGTTCCAGCTAATCCAGAGAGGGTTGTCGTGTTATACCTTCAAGGGGATCTTGTTGCCCTCGGCATTAAGCCAGTAGGTACTTCGAGTGTCTTTGAAGGAGCGGCCTTTGCAGAAGAGCTGGGGGGGATTGAAGATCTAGGTTCATGGTATGAGCCTAATCCAGAGGCTATTATGGCAGTAAAGCCGGACTTGATCATAGCTGCTTCTGAAGAAACTTACGAAATCCTTAAGGATATTGCACCGACCGTTCCAATTCCTTATGAAAAAATGGCGACGGATGAACGTGTAATGAAGATTGCCGAGGTATTTGGCAAGGAGCAGGAGGCACAGGCTCTATTAAATAATTTCCACGAGAAGTTGGAGAGGAGTAAGCAGAAGCTTGATGAACTTGGAATTTTGGATAAGACAGTAACCATTATCGAGGGCGGCAAAAAAGAGATGGCGGTGATCGATAGCAAGCTTTACGGAAGGGGTTCTCAGATCATTTATGAATATTTAGGGCTAAAAGCACCAGAGATTCTTCAGAAAAAGATTGATGGCAGAGAGAAGGCTACTGGAGGGTTTGTTTCCTTAGAGGTGTTACCTGAGTATATAGGAGACTTCGTGTTCCGCTCTGTATGGGATGGGGCTGATGATTTGTCGGACAATCCAATTTGGAACAGCATTCCAGCAATCAAAGAAGGTAGATTGATCGAAATTGGGTTTGATTTTTCATATTATTCCGATATCTACTCTCTTGATAAGCAGCTAGATTTTGTAGTTGAGAAGCTAGTGTCAGCATATGAAAAAAAATAA